The segment GCGGGATGTCGGCCGACAGGGTGCCGATCCGCGCGCGCCTCGATCGGATCATCTCATGGGCCGCCCGGTCCCGGGCCGAAGCGGCTCCGGCGAAACAAGAAGGGCGGCAGAGCTTTCGCCTGCCGCCCGGCTTCGAATCTGGTGCCGAAGGTGGGATTCGAACCCACACGCCTCGCGGCGCCACCCCCTCAAGATGGTGTGTCTGCCAATTCCACCACTTCGGCGCCCGGGGGGTTGAGCCCCCAGGAAGTTGATTCCGAAATCGTCAGTTGCCGCTTCCCGCGGGGGGCGCGGCCGGCTGCGCCGGCTTCGCGCCGCCGGAGGTCGGCGGAGTCTGGGCCGGAGTCGACGGAACGCTCTGTCCCGCAGGAGGCGCCGTCTGCCCGTGGGGTGCCGGCGGCTTCGTGCCGCCGACGGGCGGCGCCGGGGGAGCGCTCTGGGTCGCCGGGGCGCTCTGGGCCGCGGGCGCCTGGTCGAGCACCGAGCTCGACTGGCTGGTCGAGAAGA is part of the Acidobacteriota bacterium genome and harbors:
- the secG gene encoding preprotein translocase subunit SecG — encoded protein: MITFLLIIHTIVCLILIMVVLLQTGKGADVAAAFGGSSQTVFGARGASTALSKMTTAAAIIFMLTSLLLSVFSTSQSSSVLDQAPAAQSAPATQSAPPAPPVGGTKPPAPHGQTAPPAGQSVPSTPAQTPPTSGGAKPAQPAAPPAGSGN